GGTTAATAAGGAAAAATCAGTAGGGATAGAACACAAAAAAGAGCAGGCAGAGAAGAAACAGCCCCCATCCTGCAGGATGGACATCCCCGGCCCGCCCTTTCATCACCTTGAAGACAGGGAAGAGCACAAATCCGGCACACAGCCCAACACCCAGATTCCCGGTGAAGATCATCATCACGATGACGGCAAATGCGGGAATGAGTTCGGTGTAATCGTGATAATCAATCTTTGCAAGCGGGCTGAGCATCAGCATCCCTACCGCGATGAGTGCCGGCCCGGTCGCGGCAGCAGGAATGGCGGCGAAGAGCGGAGAGAAGAAGAGCCCGAGTGAGAAGAGGCCCGCCACTGTAAGCGCCACCAGACCGGTCCGCCCTCCGGCAGCCGTCCCGGCACCGGATTCCAAAAATACCCCTGCTGTTGTCGTTCCGAAGAGAGCCCCTGCGATGGTGGCAAGTGAATCCGCTGCAAAGGTCTTCTCGATCTCCGGCAGGTCACCATTCGCATCGGTTAGTCCTGCCTGTGTGGCAACCCCCAGTGCCCCGCTCATCGTAAAGA
Above is a window of Methanogenium organophilum DNA encoding:
- a CDS encoding NCS2 family permease, which codes for MFSVLLTMFTMDLFFTMSGALGVATQAGLTDANGDLPEIEKTFAADSLATIAGALFGTTTAGVFLESGAGTAAGGRTGLVALTVAGLFSLGLFFSPLFAAIPAAATGPALIAVGMLMLSPLAKIDYHDYTELIPAFAVIVMMIFTGNLGVGLCAGFVLFPVFKVMKGRAGDVHPAGWGLFLLCLLFFVFYPY